The following are from one region of the Gossypium hirsutum isolate 1008001.06 chromosome D03, Gossypium_hirsutum_v2.1, whole genome shotgun sequence genome:
- the LOC121215390 gene encoding protein CURVATURE THYLAKOID 1D, chloroplastic-like has translation MNDLKLSLDPEDAYSITLYGSATVVALWLASALVGAVDSIPLFPNLMEIVGLGYTCWFSSRYLLFKKNREELAAQIQDLKQRLVGLNDELRDRSSSSKGSLGDPPEDNPLESNTDILNEGNINREKVEQVRASVASGSGDGTYAVASRARVQRAAVLGFLF, from the exons ATGAATGATTTGAAACTCAGT CTTGACCCTGAGGATGCATATTCAATTACCTTATATGGAAGTGCTACTGTGGTTGCTTTATGGCTAGCTTCAGCTCTTGTGGGTGCTGTTGATTCAATTCCATTG TTCCCAAATTTGATGGAAATTGTGGGTCTTGGCTACACATGCTGGTTTAGCTCTCGTTATCTGTTATTCAAG AAAAACAGGGAGGAGTTGGCTGCTCAAATTCAAGACCTTAAGCAACGACTTGTTGGCTTAAATGATGAGCTTAGAGATC GAAGCTCTTCTAGCAAAGGATCATTGGGTGACCCACCAGAAGATAACCCCCTAGAAAGCAACACGGACATACTCAACGAAGGGAATATTAACAGAGAAAAG GTGGAGCAGGTGAGGGCGTCGGTGGCAAGTGGGAGTGGTGACGGGACGTATGCGGTGGCCAGCAGAGCTAGGGTGCAGAGGGCTGCGGTGCTAGGGtttcttttctga